The genomic DNA AGATCGGCTCATAAGAAAACTACGCTCACGCGCCAAATCACTATCACGAGAGTCATCGATGACATTGGCAGGAGTTCTTCTGCTCTATTCTGGTAGATGTCCTAACCCAGAAAACTTATTCAACTTCAACAATCCATTTGCTCAAGCGGCAATGCTTGTTAGTGACCTAATTCAAAACATTTCAGAAAAAAGTGAAAAAATATCTTTTTCTCAGCTTTGTATTAAAAATGCGCCAGACCTTGAATTCTCTGTCGAGATTTGCCGATGGCTACGAGTAAAAGATAAAGATCGGCCTGAAATTGACGGCTTTACAGAAGACGAAATAAATGCAATTGGGACTATCTTAGCCGAGCGTATTAAATCAGCTTTAGAAGGTGATGTAGATATCACTACAGACTACCCTAAAACATGTGGCAATTTGTTGTATCAGATCAAAAAATACATTGGTAAATCAGGCGTAGAAGACTATCTTGTCAGCTTTTTCAAAACTCGCAAACAGTCTGTTTTCAGGTTTTTAGACACATTCGTTCCTACCGCATGGGGAGTGGAATCTGGAATATCGCATAAATCTGACCTAGAAAGAGAACAGTACAATGCCATAGTTGGTCTAGTTGATCCTGAAATCATCCTCTCCGCAATAACACAGGAAATTGGCCAACTGCCTGCCGTTGCAAAAGAATATCCAAGAGACGATAACGATAGAAACCTATTGCTTACCAACCAATTTCTTTGGCTGCACAACTATGTCCTTCAGGAACAGGCTAAATCAGAGGAGGGCAAAGGCCAACAAGCGGCGGCAGACGGACAAGCCGCTGCGCCTTGAGACGTTATGCAGAAGAAAGAAGACGAGAGTGATACATGAAATTTGAGGAAAAATTCATTGCCTTCGTTGATGTACTTGGCTTCAAGAGCATGGTCGAAGCGTCAGAAGCTGGAACTGGCATGACATTGCCAGAAATCGTCGAATGCCTTTCAAAGCTGGGGACACGAGAGGATGAGGATAAAATCCTCCGTCGTGGAGCAACGATCTGCCCAGGAAGTATGTGCATCGAAAAGAACCTCAATTTCAGAATTACCCAAATTTCAGACTGCGTTATTGTTTCATCAGAAGTTTCACCTGCTGGACTTATTAACCTTGTAAGCCACTGCTGGGGCGCTGTTATCGAGTTGCTCGTACGTGGGATTATGTGCCGCGGGTATATCACAAGGGGGGCAATATATCACCAAGACGGCCAGGTTATCGGAAGTGGCTATCAGAGGGCATACGCCCGTGAGGCTGGCGTATGTGCTTTTAAGCTTGAAGCAGACGAGCGCGGAACTCCATTTGTTGAAATTGATGAAGAGGTGTGCCGTTTTGTAGATGAAGAAACAGACTCATGTGTTAAGGAAATGTTCTCACGAATGGTAAAAACAGAAGACGGGACAACTGCTTTGTTTCCCTTCAAACGGCTTTCACATTCATTTATTATTGCCGGATTCGGCAGAACGTTCGATGCTGAAAAAGAAAAAGAAGCAAATAACAATGTCAGGAAGCAATTATTGGCCTTAAAGGAAAGGGTCATGTACTACGTAGACCATACTAATACTAGAGCGGTAGCGAAGGCGAAGCACTATCTGCGTGCCCTTGACGAACAACTCACTGTTTGTGACATGACTGATGATATGATAAGCAAACTCTGTGCTCCACTGCCATTGAGGCGATTATAGAGAGCGCTGATGCATAACACTCGGGTGCTGCCGGCAAGCGGCAGACCCTCAAGCCGTTGGGCAAGGAACATTAAGAACAAAGGAAGAAGATATGGCTGATACTATTGAGAAGTACACCGAGAAAATGAAAAACATCTGCAAACAGCTACTTTCTCTCGACACTGATCTTGTGGAGGCGCTGATGCATGGTGACCCATTTGATAAGCTGATTAGGAACATGAGCACAAGAAATTCCGAAGGCGAAATTTTTTACAACCACAAAAGAATGTTAAACCACTATCCAAGATCAAGTAGAGCCAATGATATTGTTAATAACAATTCTTTGACAGATAATGAGAAAATAAAACTATTATATCTTGAGCATGACTTTCCATTAGGCCTTATAAAGTCAGAGCTGAAACAAGGCTTAAAAAAGAAGAGCAATGATGAATTGTTTGAAATTGTCGAAAAATCTTTGGCAGTCACTTTAGTTACAAAAGAAGAGAGGCGTGAAATTGACTCTAAGTATAAATCAACAATGCCAGAAAACGGTCAGAATCGTTATGAGGCAACCAATATTACATTGATGACAAAGGGTTTGTAGCAGGCAAGCTGTTGCGGTGAATGTGGAAATGGGTTGGGTCCGTGTTGGGTCGGACCACGGCAAGTATTTGAAATTTTGAGGGTATGCCTGTGAATTGACCCTGTATATCGGCCTTAGAAGTACATTTTTACCCCCGAAAACGAGCCTCTAAGCATGGCACGAGCGAACCGTCATTACATTCCCGGGCAGGTATGGCACATCACGCATCGGTGCCATAAAAAGGAGTTCCTGCTGAAATTTGCCAAAGACAGGCGCCGGTGGCAGTCCTGGCTCTTCGAGGCGAAGAAACGCTTCGGCCTGCGAGTCCTCAATTATGCAGTCACGTCCAATCACATCCATCTGCTGGTGATAGACAGCGCGCCGGAAGTCATTCCCAACAGCATCCAGCTTATTGCCGGAAGAACTGCCCAGGAGTTCAACCAACGCAAGGAACGCAAAGGCGCATTCTGGGAGGATCGTTATCATGCAACGGCGGTAGAACGGAACGAGCACCTTATTCGCTGCCTCGTCTACATCGATCTGAACATGGTCCGTGCAGGAGTCGTGAAGCATCCATCCGAATGGGAAAACGGCGGTTACAACTAAATCCAGAACCCGCGTGAGCGCTATAGCGTGATTGATCAGCAGGGGCTGCGGGAGTTCTGCGGCATCCCTGATTCCGAGCAGGTTGCAGATCACCACCGCAAGTGGGTCGAGGACGCACTGGTAAGTGGTCGGCCTCAACGGGAGAGTCTCTGGAGCGAGAGCATCGCTGTCGGCAGCAGCGGATATGTGGAGGAGATAAAGGCTCGTCTGGGAATAAGGGCGGTAGGGAGAATGATACAAGAGGATACAAGTGAAGTATGTTTCCTGCGAGAAGAGCCAGCGCCTTACAATGCCGATTTCACCCCCGAAAATGCGCTTCTAAGACCTGAAAATAGCTTCTATTGGCAGGAATTCTGAATCAATTCAGCATTTTGATTTGGTCCGACCCTGGGATCTATCCAGATGGCGACGGAATGGGCGAAAAGACATCAATTACCAAAAAGAGAAATTCTGGAATGCTCTCTTATTACTTCGAAATGACCATCAAGGGAAAAAAGTTGGGCACCTGCTTCGATTGCTGCCACAGCAATATAACAATCAGCCAGACCGACAGTTATTCCTTTCCGGCGCAAGGTGTAGGCCATCTGGCCGGCTTTCTCCCATAACGAGGGCGATTCAGGAAGAAATTGAAAGACATGAACAAAATCCCTGATGACCGATAGCTCTCGCTCGGACTTGGCTCCTTGCATTAACTCTCCGAGGATCAGTCCAATACAGCAGACACTATCCGAGTCAAGGAGATCAACAACGGCACCATGAACAGGTTGCTGTTTTCTGAAAAAATCGATCCAGACAGAGGTGTCGATGAGAACCTTAGCCAAGACGGTTGTCTCCGTGTCGTAGCTTGTCTGCTTCGACGACAAACTCCAGCTTACCAGCTAAGGATTTGATCCGTTCCAGTTTTCGCAGCCTGATTTCGTCTCTTATAGCGGTAATTACGGCTTCGGTTTTGCTGCGTGCATTAACAAGAGACATCAGTTCGGTCAGAAGATCTTGTGGAAGCGTTATGGTAGTTCGCGCCATGACATTTCTCCATGAATATAATGCATGAAATTTTGTACCATTATTGTGCTACATTGTAAACATATTTTGCGGCTCTCGCGGCAATGGGGTTGCTTTTTTATCGTTCAAATGTGCGGACTGCAGAGCACAGGATAGGTACGTGATCAAGCTTGCCCAATAAGGCACACCAGCCGACGCCAGAAAGCGGTGCGGCTGAGCTTGGTCGTTGTCAGCATGAAGAAGATGACCAAACGTGTAAATTAGCGATGCGGTTATTT from Geobacter sp. DSM 9736 includes the following:
- a CDS encoding PIN domain-containing protein; translation: MAKVLIDTSVWIDFFRKQQPVHGAVVDLLDSDSVCCIGLILGELMQGAKSERELSVIRDFVHVFQFLPESPSLWEKAGQMAYTLRRKGITVGLADCYIAVAAIEAGAQLFSLDGHFEVIREHSRISLFGN
- a CDS encoding DUF2191 domain-containing protein produces the protein MARTTITLPQDLLTELMSLVNARSKTEAVITAIRDEIRLRKLERIKSLAGKLEFVVEADKLRHGDNRLG